The Streptomyces sp. NBC_00335 DNA window CTGAACGCTGTTCACGATGCGGCCCCCACCCATGAACGCGCATCGTCGACCGTGGGGATCCTGGTGTAGCCGACCAGCTTCAGGCGTGCGCCGGCGTGGTCGACCTCCGTCTCCAGCCGGTGCGTACGGCCACCGTTCTGAACATCGTGGCTCACGCTCTCGGGGGCGATATCGAGAGCTTCGCGCCATGACTCGAAGGCGGCGAGGTCGTCGTGGAAGGCGAGCTCCAGTCGATCCGGCCAGATCGTGGTCACCCGTACGCAGGGGGCCGGCAGGTGAGGGAACTCGGCGGCGAAGATGCGCAGGACCCTCAGGGGTGCGTCCAGCGAGGCGAGGGTGGCGTTCATGCGGCACCGCCCGGCATGCTCGCGGCGGCGGCCTGGTTGGTCAGCGTCCGCCGCACGGTCAGCGCCTTGCGGCGGGCCCGGCGGATCCGCCGCTCGTCCAGCTCGGAAGGTGTACGGTCCAGCACGGCGATCTCCGCGTCGAGCAGGTCGACCTCCGCCAGGATCAGCGGCAACTCGAACTCGATCGAATCCAGCTCCGCGTCCGACGGCTCCAAGCCATCCGACCACGGGGTAACAACGTTGTGAAGTGCAGCGATGGACTTCATGGGTCTTGCTCCTTCTACCGAGGAACGGGACTCAGCAGCCCCCGGCGTTCGAGCGCCAGGGGCTGCACTTCGTTGGGGGTGGAGCGGTCGTGCTCGGCTCCCTGCGACCCCGCCCGTCCGACGCCGAAGCGCCGCATGGGCGGAGGAGGCAACCGGCCGTAGCGAACTACGGCGGTGCTGAGCTGTGGTGTCTCTTTCGGGGACGCGGCTGCCGGTTCAAGGAACAGCTCGCTAGGGCCCCGCTCTAGGCAGAGACCAGACCTTTCGGTCTGCCGTACGGACTGACCAGGGCCGCAAGCGGCTGTCCGCCATCCTCAGCCCGCTCTATCCCGGGCCCCTGTCCCCTGAGCTGCACCGATGCGAGGCACAGCTCTCCCGTTCAGCCTGACTTACTTGGCTAGCCCGGTGGGCATGAGGAAAACATAGCCAGCTTGGCTAGTCACGTCAACATGTGGCTATCCAGGCTGCTCAAATAGTCAGGTTGGCCGTAGCATCAGCTCATGACGTTTGCGCTTGAAGCCCTGGACCCGGACGACGACCGGCCCCCGTACGAGCAGGTGGCGCGCAGCCTCGGGGCTGCGATCAGGACGAGGAAGCTCGCACCAGGCGAGAAGCTCCCGTCTCACAAGATGCTGACCGATCACTACGGCTTCGCTCGGGCGACCATCCAGCGGGCGCTGCGCGACCTCGAAGACGAGGGCCTCGTTGTCTCGCGCAAGGGGAGCGGGGTCTTCGTCCGGAACCGGACCGAGCGGCCGGCGGGTCTGCGGCCCTACGTCGAGCAGGCCTTCGCCAGTCGGAACGTGACGATCGACTTCGCGGGCTTCTCTAGCGAGACGCTGCACGGCGCGCTGCAAGAGCCGCTGGATAAAATCCGCATCGGGCGCCTCACACCTGCGAGCATCCGGATGCGCATCCTCGTGCCCGACATGGCAGTGCCGCAGGCTGCTCCTGTGCGGCGAGAGGACTGCGGGGACGACCCCCGGATCCGTGCTCGCATGCACGACATCATGGTCGGCTACACGCGGAGCATCTCGGATGCCATAAGCGAACTCAGCCACCTTGGCCTCGTCCAGGAGAGCAGCGTCAGCGTCCGCGTCCACAGCGGGACGCAGTTCTTCAAGCTCTATGTGATCAACAACCAGGACGCCTTCTTCGGCTACTACCCGATCCGGCCCAACAAAGTGGTCGCTCAGGGTGAGCCCATCGAGATCTTCGACCTCGTGGGCAAGGACACGATCCTCTTCCACCACTCGCTCAATGACGGAGACTCCTCCGGCGGCGCGC harbors:
- a CDS encoding GntR family transcriptional regulator: MTFALEALDPDDDRPPYEQVARSLGAAIRTRKLAPGEKLPSHKMLTDHYGFARATIQRALRDLEDEGLVVSRKGSGVFVRNRTERPAGLRPYVEQAFASRNVTIDFAGFSSETLHGALQEPLDKIRIGRLTPASIRMRILVPDMAVPQAAPVRREDCGDDPRIRARMHDIMVGYTRSISDAISELSHLGLVQESSVSVRVHSGTQFFKLYVINNQDAFFGYYPIRPNKVVAQGEPIEIFDLVGKDTILFHHSLNDGDSSGGAQQVEQARMWFDSIWDTIARDADAGTL
- a CDS encoding DUF6284 family protein yields the protein MKSIAALHNVVTPWSDGLEPSDAELDSIEFELPLILAEVDLLDAEIAVLDRTPSELDERRIRRARRKALTVRRTLTNQAAAASMPGGAA